The genomic stretch ACCTGCAAGTCGGCAGCCACGGCTTCTTCCGCCGCCGTCGAAGCTCAGCAGACGGCCGGCGGTTCCTCAGATCGCGTGTTCAATTTCGCGGCGGGCCCCGCCACCCTCCCGGAGAATGTCCTAAGGAAGGCGCAGGAGGAGCTCGTGAACTGGCGGGGCTCCGGGATGTCCGTGATGGAAATGAGCCACCGTGGGAAGGAATTCATGTCGATTATCCAGAAAGCGGAGGCGGATCTGCGAGCTCTGCTCAAAATCCCCGAGGATTACGCCGTTCTCTTCCTCCAGGGCGGCGCCACCACCCAATTCGCCGCCGTGCCGCTCAACCTCTGCGCCCCTGACGACGCCGTCGATTACATCGTCACCGGATCGTGGGGAGACAAGGCCTACAAGGAAGCCGGGAAGTATTGCAAACCTAATGTGATCTGGAGTGGAAAATCGGAGAAATACACTAAGATTCCGAGCTTTGACTCCTTGGAACAAAACCCGCACGCCAAGTATTTGCATATATGCGCCAATGAAACTATTCACGGAGTTGAATTCAAAGATTACCCTACGCCTAAAAACAAAACCTCCCTTCTTATCGCGGATATGTCATCCAATTTCTGCTCCAAACCCGTCGACGTTACCAAGTTCGGAATCATCTACGCCGGCGCGCAGAAGAACGTGGGCCCCTCCGGCGTCACGATCGTGATAATCCGGAAAGATCTAATCGGCAATACGCAACCAATCACTCCTGTAATGCTGGATTACAAGATCCACGCTGATAACAATTCGCTCTACAACACGCCCCCTTGCTATGGGATTTACATGTGCGGGCTAGTTTTCGAGGATCTATTGGCTCAAGGAGGATTGGGGGAGGttgagaagaagaacaagaagaaagcTGAGGTCTTGTATGAGGCTATTGATTCAAGCAATGGGTTTTACAGGTGCCCAGTGGAGAAATCTGTCAGGTCTTTGATGAATGTGCCCTTTACATTGGCTAAATCAGAGCTGGAAGGTGAGTTTATTAAGGAGGCTGCTGCTGGGAAGATGGTGCAGCTGAAGGGGCACAGATCAGTGGGTGGAATGAGGGCTTCCATTTACAATGCTATGCCTTTGGCTGGGGTTGAAAAGCTGGTTGCTTTCATGAAAGATTTCATGGCAAAGCATGGTTAAGGTCCTGTTTTCCTATCTGGCTTTTTGGTTTCAAGAttttaactttcttttcttAGCATTGTTGTTTGGTAATTCTTCTTTTTTGATGTTATGTTGGTTGGTCTATTTGGGTAGAATCTCTTATAGCTCTGGAAACACAGTTGATGATAAGAATGAATGCATATCCTGTTCTTTTTCCTTGTTTAAGAGTAAGAGATATGGAAGTTATTAGCAAATGTTATAAACAGATATTGCCTTTGCTGTCAATTTTGCTACTTCCACAGTTCCACTGGTATTCAGCTGCTGCTCTTAAACAGGAATCTGCAACCATCTTTGTGATTGATAGAACTTTGATATTCATCAGGTTTGCATAACTTTGTGTTAACAGTATACCATTTGCTTGCTTGAGTTAAGGTATAAGTTTCAGTGTGGTATAGCTCTACACTGCTTACTATTGTTAAATGTTACTATCTCCCAAATCGGATGTTGTTTGAGgttaaaaaaatgaagaatttgtAGATTTTCTGTTGTTGCTGTCATTTCTTTGATTTACAGGAAAGTCTGGTAACCCGAATGTGTGTGCTTTGGCTAAAGCCTACCTTGTGATCTTAGTCATTaaaagaccacaaggaggtaaatcagcttagattgcccatagctgacgactcaaaccaagaattTAGATTGCCTATAGCTGACGACTCAAATCAGGTACTTAGATTACCCATAGTTGACAACTCAAATCAGGTACTTAGATTGTGCATAGCTGACGACTCAAATAAGATACTTAGATTGCCCATAGCTATTATTTGTGCTCGGTAAATCAAACCAACCTGCCTAGATTGTTCGTAGCTGTGATTTGTGCTTGGTAAATCAAGAATTAGAAGACTGTTTTGTGGGTTAATGAGAGGCAACATTTCCATCATCCACCAACCATCCCTTACTCCCCCATTTGATGCAGAAAGTGACTGATGAACCATTGGAACACTTTCcgttcttttaattaaaatttggttGTTGGGTTGTTGAACACCAGACTGATTCTTTGACATTCTAATATACAAACTTTGTTTGAAAGTGTCTTTATGAATTGACACTATAGACGATGAGAGGTTAACTCTAATTTTGGCATAAGATGCCAAAACAACATTATAAAATGGCAGCATTTCTGAATGGTCTGACACACAATATTTTCTTACATTGTGGGGACCATGTCACAATAAAATGCAGATTTTACAGTGTATTCTTCGACAAAAATGGCAGTATTTCTCCATCCGTCCATCCATCGAATCTGTCAAGTGGAGAATCATGatcttgattcttgaagcaTCATCAGTTGCTGAGTGGACTGGCACCTTACATGTCTAGTACAGGACTTGTTGAcacttttttttccttcatgttTTTGGTACTTTTAGTGATACTACTTTGTCCAAGtataatgaaaatattactTCCACTCTCAAGAATATATATTCTCATCATACGACTTAGCCGAAAAGAAGCGAAAAAGATGGAAGAAAAACCCTAAAACCAATGTAGCATAAGGTTGGCCCCCAATAGAAGTACAACTCAAATTTCCTGATTATGTCGGACTATATTCTGAATTCTCAAGAACATAAAGTAATTTCAAATTGTCTAAATGATTGATTAAAATCCCTCAATAACTTCTCAGTTttcaataaagttcaaattCCAACTTACTACTGAAAATGGTAATTAGTCGACCACTTGAACTATCCCAACAGGCTACAAACATTTCCTACCAGACATGAATGAACTGTGTAACCCCCCTCCCCCCATATGGACCACATCATGTAatttactcctttttttttccccttggTGTAGGgggaataaaaacaaaacaaaatttacaaaTATCTAGGCTATTATGACTTATGAGTCTACAAAGGTCAATAGAAAGAAGCGACTTTAGACAAGTCAGGAGAGTCTCAAACACATGTAAACCAAGAGGGATGAGGAAGCGATTGCCTATCATCTAATTTGCACATTTATTTGCTTCACTATGATGAGAGTCTCAAATTGGTGTATAacttgtgaacattcaatatgtaaattgtgtactTTGGACCttagtccacagaataatttgcccattAACATTGCATCAACTATACTacagaaaagggagaagtgcaGCTATCCACTGGAATAAAAAGTACATCATCTTTTGCAGAAAATACAAATGATTAGTGCAGTGTCCAATCTGTAACAgcctttattcttttatttttcttcatcaCCCTATATTTACCAAGGTGAAAACCCAAGATCATTTTCACCCCCATTGAAGCGAGCAGGGAAATGCAGTTATCTGCATTCATGAATCCTTCCTCCCTAGCCTGCATATGACCCAACACTTCCTGTAAAGAACGCACGAATCGGATTACATAAGCTTTTTTCGTGTTGGGAATCAACGAACAATCAAACCTGCCCCTATTGCAACATGTTCAACTGCTAAAGAGATCTATCCTTATTGTCAGGTTTTCGGGTCAGCTGGATCAACTAGAATAATCAATTCACTAAGAACATTCTCTAAAAGCAGACCCTTTCATTTACTTGTAGCAGCTAAccaaataaaagaaatactctCCCACGTAGTAGATTGTAGACCTAGAATGGGATGATGAATCTCACCGTCGAATCACATTGCAGGGAACCGTCCAGcaatttgttcaaaaaattcTTTGCTAGCATCTGCAAATACCAATTAAAGATTcataatagtaattaaaaaaaaatgataaagttgAGAAACAGCAGGAAAATGTTGATTCTAGCAAACACAGCGCCACTGCTAAACGTGAATATGTGATAATGATTTTCTTCAAAGTATTAGAAATTACAGGACGACCGTGACTGAAATAGATCGAcaagaattttcttttttaactcTTCACTGTTTTTTATAGTTTGGCCCACATAAGTTCAGGTTTAAAGCCAAAATCAAATCAACCGTCGTAATTTTGACTATAGTAAATGACAAAACTTACCATTACCTGCAAAACTAAAGTCATGTTGACCCTCATATATACCT from Ipomoea triloba cultivar NCNSP0323 chromosome 12, ASM357664v1 encodes the following:
- the LOC115999093 gene encoding phosphoserine aminotransferase 2, chloroplastic-like, producing MAAMSAAATLRNPTTTVHHRNLNSAAHVATFPAALSLPSKTAAVKRTAITCKSAATASSAAVEAQQTAGGSSDRVFNFAAGPATLPENVLRKAQEELVNWRGSGMSVMEMSHRGKEFMSIIQKAEADLRALLKIPEDYAVLFLQGGATTQFAAVPLNLCAPDDAVDYIVTGSWGDKAYKEAGKYCKPNVIWSGKSEKYTKIPSFDSLEQNPHAKYLHICANETIHGVEFKDYPTPKNKTSLLIADMSSNFCSKPVDVTKFGIIYAGAQKNVGPSGVTIVIIRKDLIGNTQPITPVMLDYKIHADNNSLYNTPPCYGIYMCGLVFEDLLAQGGLGEVEKKNKKKAEVLYEAIDSSNGFYRCPVEKSVRSLMNVPFTLAKSELEGEFIKEAAAGKMVQLKGHRSVGGMRASIYNAMPLAGVEKLVAFMKDFMAKHG